ATGCTCGCCATTGGCGTCGGCGGTCTCGAGATCGCGATGGCCATGGCGGGGCAGCCGCTCTACGTTGCGATGCCTGAAGTCTGGGGCGTCGAGCTCACGGGCGAGCTGCCGGACTGGGTGTCGGCGAAAGACGTCGTGCTCGAGATGCTGCGACGCCACGGTGTGAAGGGCGGCGTCGGGCGCATCATCGAGTACCACGGTGCGGGGCTTGCCGGCCTCACCGCCATGGACCGCCACGTGATCGCCAACATGGGCGCTGAGCTCGGGGCGACGACGAGCGTATTCCCTGCCGACGGCGCAGTGCGCGACTATCTCACTGCCGTTGGGCGCGGCGACGACTACACAGAGATCCTCGCAGACGACGGTGCCGAGTACGACGTCACCGAGCACATCGACCTGTCGAGCCTCGAGCCGCTCATCGCGAAGCCATCATCGCCGGGAAACGTCGTGCGGGTCGCCGAAGTCGAGAACGAAGACGTGTTTCAGGTCGTCGTCGGATCGTCGGCGAACCCCGGACTGCGCGACTTCGCCGTTGTCGCCGAGATTCTCGACGGCAACCAGACGAGTCAGCAGGTGTCCGTCGACATCAACCCCACGTCACGCGAAGTGCTCGCCGACCTCATCTCAGGCGGCTGGCTCACCTCCCTCGTGACGTCGGGCGCCCGCATCCACCAGTCCGGCTGCATGGGGTGCATTGGCATGGGCCAAGCACCGGCATCTGGCCGCAACTCGCTGCGCACCATGCCACGCAACTTCCCCGGCAGGTCGGGAACAGAAGAGGATGCCGTGTGGCTATGCTCACCTGAGACGGCAGCGGCGGCGGCACTCACGGGGCGCATCACCGATCCACGAACGCTCACGCAGACTCACGGCATCCGGTACCCCAAACCGACGATGCCCGCCATGTACAGCTCGCTGAACGACATGCTGCTCGCGCCGCTTCCACAAGAGGAAGCTGCACAGGTCGAGCTCGTGAAGGGGCCCAACATCTCGTCGCTCCCCGAGTTCGAGCCGCTCGACGATCACCTTGCCGTTCCCGTTCTGCTGAAAATGCGCGACAACGTGTCCACGGACGAGATCATGCCGGCGGGGTCGCGGGTGCTGCCGTTCCGCAGCAACATTCCGAAGATTGCGGAGTTCAGCTTCACGCGCATCGACGAGAGCTACCCAGACAGGGCACGGGATGCCGCGGCGGGCCACGTCGTTGTCGCGGGCGAGAACTACGGGCAGGGCTCCTCGCGAGAGCACGCGGTGATCGCGCCGCGCTACTTGGGACTGCGGGCCGTGATCACGAAGTCGTTTGCACGCATCCACTGGCAGAACCTCGCGAACTTCGGCATCCTCGCCCTCGAATTCGACGACCCGGCCGACTACGACGCCGTCTCGCAGGGCGACGATGTTGTGCTCGACGGCCTGCACGACGCGATCACCGGCGGAACCAGCGTCACGGCGACGATCGGTGGGCGTGAGGTGCCGCTGCACCACCGGCTCTCCGACCGTCAGGTGGAGATGGTGCTGGCAGGAGGCCGCATTCCACTGACGGCTCGATCAGCTTGACCCGCACCAATCTGAGCTACACAATCGCATCGGGGCTACAGAAACTTCTGTAGCCCCGATGCGATTGTGCAGCACGGCGTACTCACCGCGAAGTCAACCTCGCAGAGCTCCGGATGCTGCAGTGGCCGACGCGCGCGGAACCACGTACCCGAGTCGGCCACGCGTCGCCGCCACGATTGCTATGGCCGCGATCGTGGAACCGAATAGCAGTGAGGTCTGCGCGAGCGAGACATCGAGCATGGGGAACATGTCGCTCCACGCGATCGAGACGAAGTTGTTGACGCTCACGTGCATGAGCATTGACAGCGGGAGGCTCTGTCCTGTTCGGTTGAACACCCACGTCATGACGATATTGAACGTGATGCAAAATGCCGCGAACTCGAGCGGCCGCCACCAGGCTGCATCCGGCCAGCCGCCCCAGTCGCTGAGAAACAGCGGCATGTGCCACAGCGCCCATAGCGGCCCGAGAATGAACGACGCCTTCATCGGGCTGAACCGCGCCTGCAGACGGGGCAGGGCAAAGTCGCGCCAGCCCGGCTCCTCGGCGAGGCCGGTCGTCACCATCTGAAGAATGAGTCCTGGCACGAGCGCTGCGAGCACGAGAAGAGACGGCGCCTGGATCTGACCACCGGAGAATACGAGCGCCGACGCGATGATCGCGGCCGGAACACCGACGATCGTGATGATGTACCAACGGACGCTCACGCGCCACTTCCAGAGGCGCTTTGCCCAGGCGCGCAGGCCGGAGCGGCCGTCGGCGAGCGCGGTGATGAGCAGCGCCGACGCGATCGGCCCGAGGTAGGCACCGGGGAGCACACCCGAGAACTGGGCGGTGCCGAGCCACTCGGGAAACGAGTAGTCCCAGACTCCGAGCCCGTTGTTCGACAGAATGTACGGCGTCCAGGCTGCCCAGCTGAGCACGTTGGCGAGCACGAAGAAGCCGAGCAACGGATGCCGGCCGACAAACGCTCTGATGTTGCCGGAGCGAACCGGCGGCTGTGCATGTCGTTGAGGGGAAGCAGTGGGCTGAGAGGCAGTCACGGTGGTCCTTTCACGCGTCGAAAATCGAACGTGACAAGCTCACCAAAGCCGCATCGTCAACTCACTACGCCGTGCACCCCGCTTCGAGGTAGGGCTAGCTCTACCCATCCGATTGCGTACCAACTCTTGCTATGGCGTCATGGTCTCCAAAGCAAAAGTTGGTCCCCGACTATGTGTGGTGAACCACTAGCGCCTCAACGCGTGACACGCAGGCCCACCGACGTCGCGATCGGGGTGCGCTGCCCGCCGGAGTGCACAACGTCGTCTCCGTCGACGGTCACCTGCGAGGCGTGGTGAGCAAGTGCACGCTTCACCTGGTCGAGCCGATGCCCCAGCTCGAACCACGTCGACGACGAAGCCGCGTCGTCGCGGCTTCCGCCAGGCTGCCCTGCAGCATCCGGATTCTCGTGAAAGATCTCGGCAATCCGGATGCCGCGCGCCCGCGCCGCCGTCTGGGCTACCTCTCGTGCGCGCACGTGGTCGGGATGCCCGTAGCCGCCGATCTCGTTGTAGCTGACGATGAAGCCGGGTCGCGAAGTGGCAGTGCCAAGCGCGGCATCCGCATCGATCAGCGCGAGCAGATCGGCCACCTCTTCGTCGACGCCTGCGGAGGTGAATGCCGCGAGCGACGCATCGTCTGACGGGCCGGCCAGGCCCTCGCGAATCCAGCGCATGCCGGAGTCCTCGTAGCGCCGCGGATCGAGGTGCGCGGCGCGGGCGGGCGGAGTGCCGAGCCAGACATGTCGGGAGACGCCGAGTTCAGCGAGCGCACCGGCGAGTTCGCCTTCACGGTGCGCGGCGAACTCCGGGGTGCCCTCGAGATGTGCGTGCGGGCCGGCCACGACTTCGCCGCGCTCGCCGCGCGTGCAGGTGACGAGGGTGACCGCCATGCCTGTGTCGACGAGCTCAGACAGCAGAGCGCCCGTCGCGAGAGTCTCGTCGTCGGGATGCGCGTGCACGAACAGCACATGGGTGACGCCGTCAAGCACGCTACCGCGCCGAGTCCGCGTGCCGTCAACCTCGTTGGCACCGGTTGCTGCGCCGCCCTGCGCCGCCATCATGCCGGCCGTCCCAGAAGCCGTTCATACACGTCGACGGTGCCCTGCGCCGTGCGCTCCCATGTGAAGCCGAGAGCCCGCTCGCGTCCCGCTGCCCCGAGCTGGGCGCAGCGCTCCGAGTCGCGCAGAAGTGCGGAGATGGTTCCCGCCCACGCGCTGGGTTCCCGCACAGGCACGAGAATGCCCGTCTGACCGTCGACGACGGCCTCACGCAGACCTCCGGCATCCGATGCGACAACGGGTGTCGCGCACGACTGAGCCTCGAGAGCGATGAGTCCGAACGTCTCGGAGTGCGATGGCACGAGGGCGATGCGCGCGCCCCGCAGCAGATCGGCGAGCGCCTCGCGCGACTGCGGCCCGATGAAGTGCACGCGATCACCAACGCCGAGCCGCTCGGCAAGCGCACGCAGCTCGGCGGGGTAGTCGTCGAATCCCGTCGTCGCCCCGCCAGAAACGATGAGATCGGGGCGGCCCGACTTCGGCAGCTCTGCGAGCGTCTCGATCGCGAGGTCGAGGCCCTTGAGCGGTTCAAGCCGCGCGGCGGCGAGCAGGTAGCCGGCGTCGCCTGTCGCGGCATCCGGTGATTTGTTCGGGCTGAACTGCGCAGCGTCGACGCCGGGGCAGACAGTGGCAACGCGCGCGGGGTCGGCGCCAAGGCGTGACACGACGGTCTCGCGCTCGGCGTCGCTCACGGTGATGATGGCATCGGACTGCTGAGCGAGGAGCTCTTCGCCGGCAAGGCGCCCCGGAGATTCAGGCCGCTCCCCCTCCGACAGCGGGGTGGCGTGGGCTGCGGCGATCGAGTGGAAGCTCTGAACGTGAGGGATGCCGTGGTGCTGCGCGAGCTCGAGGGCGGCCATACCGCTGAACCAGTGGTGCGAGTGGATGACGTCGTAAGGGCCAAGGTGGCGCATGGCGTCGCCGAACTCGGCGATGTACTCCTCGTGGTCGCCCTTGACGCGGCGCTCCTCCGGGCCGGCGTGCAGTTGGCGAAGTGTCACGCGCGGCGCGATCTCGACGGCATCCGGGGTGGCTGGCGATGAGCGACGTGTGAGCACATCGACGTTGTGGCCCAACGCCGCGAGTGCGAGGGCGGTATGGCGCACCGCGACGTTCATGCCGCCGACGTCGCCTGTGCCCGGATCGTCGTTGGGCGACGTGTGCAGGCTGACGAGGGCGAGGCGAAGGGGCATGCTTCCAGCCTATGCCGCGAGTTTGTGCGCGAGGTGGCGGCGTCGGTGTCTGACACTAGAGTCGACGCATGGCACCAGACCGCCGCATTGCCGAGTTCTACCGCGATCAGCTCGCCGAGTTGGGCGACATCACCATCACGCGCATGTTCGGCGGCTGGGGTCTGCGACTGCACGGCGAGTTTCTCGGCGTTGTCATCGACGATGTGCTCTATCTCAAGGTTGAGCCGTTCGCCCTAGACACGATGATGGCGCAGGGCGGCCACACGTTCACCTACACCCGCCCCAGCGGCAAACGCGTCACGATCGATAAGTGGTGCTCGGTGCCCGACGAGTACCTCGATAACGCGGCATCCCTCACCGAGTTCGTGCGCAACATGACGGGTGTGCTCTGATCCACTGAACAAGCCCGTGGATGCTGCTGCACGTCGCGACGTCGGCAGGTCAGCGGTTCACCTCAGAAAGTGCCTCGGCAAACCAGCGCGTGATCGACGCGGGATGCGTGATCGCTGTGCCGACACACACGGCGAACGCACCCGCGTCGCAGCACGCGACAGCATCCTGAAATGAATGGATGCGCCCCTCAGCGATGACCGGCACCTCAAGCCGAGAACTCAACTCGGCAAGCACTTCGAGGTCGGGACCGTGCCTTCTGGGCCTCTCACCGGTGTACCCACACAACGTCGTTCCGACCACGTCGGCACCCGCATCCGCCGCAGCGAGGCCGTCGTCAACCGAGCCGCAGTCGGCCATCACCAGGGCATTCGCAGCATCGCGCAGCCGCGCGATCGTCTCAGCGAGACTCAGTCCGTCGGGCCGCTCTCGTCGAGTGCCGTCAAGCGCCACAATGTCGGCACCCGCCTCAGCCACTGCGATCGCGTGCCTCAGTGTCGGAGTGATGAAGACGTCGTCCGATCCGTCTTTCCAGAGTCCGATCAGTGGAAGCTGCAGCCCGGTTCGCTCGCGCACCAGCCGAATGTCATCGATGCCCTGCGCACGAATGCCCGTGGCACCGCCTCCGGCTGCGGACGCGGCGATCTGCGCCATCGTCTCGGAGTGGCGCATCGGCTCGCCAGGGTAAGCCTGACACGAGACGATGAGCCCGCCACGCAACCGCTCGATGGTGGTCATCACACACCGTCATTGATCCGCACAGCGTCGATGCTGGAATCGTCGCTCTGCGACGCATCCACAATCGCCGTGATACGAGACACCACGTCGGCTTCAAGACGCGGGATCGGCGGTGACATGCGGCCCGATGCGATAACTCCCTGGTGGGTTAGGGCCTCTTTGAACGCTCCGACGCCGCCAGCTTCGCCGCTCACCCCGCTGGCCTGAAACACGATTTCGAAGAGCTCGGTTAGACGATCTTGCATACGCTTCGCCTCGGCCCAGTCACCGCGTTGAGCTGCAGCGACGAGCTGCGCATACCCGTGCGGGTCGACATTGCCGAGCCCCGGCACGACGCCGTCCGCTCCGGCGAGAAGCGCACCGTCCGCGACAACTTCGTGGCCCGTGAGCAGTGAGAGCGGACTGCCCGCCGCACGGTTGGCGAGCACGAGTCGACGAAAACCCACGTCGTCACCGCTGGAGTCTTTGACGCCGACGATGACGCCCTCGGTGCCGAGGCGCACTAGCATCGCGATGTCGAGCTTTGTCCGCACCCGAACCGGCACATCATATGCAAGAAGAGGCAGATCAGTGGATGCCGCGACAAGCCGAAAATGCTGATCGATCTCGTCAGCATTCGGCAGCACATAGAACGGCGCTGTCGCGACGATAGCGTCAGCTCCCCCTGACTCGACGAGGCGCACTTGCTGGATGACGCGCGGCGTCGACGTCTCGTTCACCCCGGCAAGCACGGGCACACGGCCAGCAGCGACGCGCACGGCGGTCTCGACGACGCGCTGCCTGTCGGCATCCGTAAGAAATGCCACTTCGCCCGACGAACCCAACACGAACAGCCCGTTCACGCCTCCATCGATGAGGTGCTTCACGAGCGACTCGAGCGAGTCGAGATCAAGCTCTCCGGAATCCGCGAGCGGGGTGATGACAGGCGGAATGACCCCTGAGAAAGTGGTGGTCACAGTTGTTCTCCTTGCAGTTGTGAGATCAGTGATTCAGTGCTTTGCGGCGGATGTAGGCGAGAAAGAACGCACTGCGACTTCTTGCTCAGACACGATCTCTCGGACGTCAACCTTGCGGTCTTCCGTGAGCGACCGAGACAAGGCATCGGCAGTTGCAATCGTGGCCGTGGCCGCCGACCCGTCAGAGAGCGCCGCAAACTCTTCTGTCGGAGAGTTACCCTGCATCAGCCCATGGAAGTACGCCATCTCTTCCTCGACGATGCCTCGCAGCCACAGCGGAGGGGTGAGCGATGGCTTACCGTACATGATCGCACCGTCCATGGACGTGCTGTTGTAAATCTCCGTTCGCTGGTCGTCCTCTTCCTGGTTTCGGTGCAGCAGGAAGCTCTCGGAGTTCTCGCCCGCTCGCACGGTGACTCCTGTCTGTTGGAGATCGATACGAATCGCACCCTGAGTCCCCTGGATCAAGACATAGTGCTCGGGCCAGCGGAAGGCAGACCCGTACTCGATGGCTGCATACGTGTTGTTGCCAAATTCGAGCGAAATGACGAGCATGTCGTCTTCATCCCCAAACTCTGGCCCCGAGTGCGCAACGTTGCCGCCGACCATCGTGGCGCGCGTTGCTGGGCCCATGATCGACTGCACGAAGTCGAGCTCATGGATGTGATGGTAGAGATGACCGCCCGACAGAGAACGACGTTTCTTCCACGTGACTTCCTTCTGGGGTTCTTCCCACCCGTTGCGGATGGCGCGGCAGAAGATCACGTCACCGATAATGCCGTCTGCGATGAGCTTCTTCGACCGCCTGACGCCGCTCATGAAGTTCATCACGTGACCTGCCATGAAATGAACGCCCGCTTCACGAGCGCTATCCACCATCCGCGCGCAGTCTGAGTAGCTCAGCGCGATTGGTTTCTCGCAGAACACATCTTTGCCGTTCTCTGCGGCTAGAAGCACTGGGTCAATGTGCGTCCAGTTCGGTGATGCCACAATCACAGCATCCACATCATCAGCCGCACAGAGCTTCTCAACGGATTCGACATTCGTTGGTGCGAGATCTTCAGCAAGCCTCGCACCGTTTTCCGGGTCAAAGACCGACGTCACGCGCGCGCCTGGCAATGAGTTGACCGCAGTGCCAAGCGCCCGACCGAAATAGCCAGCGCCGACGATTCCATAACGTATTTCTGACATTGTCTGCCTTTCCAACATGATTTATTTGACTGAACCTTCGGAAAGTCCGGCGGCTATGTGCCGCTGGATCAGAAGGAAGAACACAACGGAGGGAACCACGATGACCACACAGGCGGCCATCATTGCGCCCCAATCCAGTACTTCAGAACCGCTCAGCGAATACAGAGCAACCGAGATTGGCATCTTGTCCGATGAATTGATAAAGAGAAGCGCGTAGAGGAATTCGTTGAACGAGTTAATAAACGTATAGATTGCCGTCGCAACGATTCCAGGCAACACAATCGGCGATGCCACGGTCAGAAAGATGCGGAACTTTCCGGCGCCGTCGACTTGAGCGGCCTCCTCGATCTCGAGCGGAACTGTCTGATAGAACGCCGTCAGCATCCAGATTGCGTAGGGAATTGAGAACGAGAGATATACGAGCACGAGTCCGACGTATGTGTTGGCCAGGCCCACAGACACCATGATCACCGAATATGGAACCGCAAGAAGAATTGGCGGAAACATGTACGTGCTGATCAACAGCTGCGTGAGCTTCTGACCAACGCGCGGAAAGAACCGAACGATTCCGTACGCGCCCGTCGTACTCGCAGCGATGGTCAGCACTGTCGTGGCGAGCGCGATGATCACGCTGTTCCCCAGGTTTCTCAATGCACCGAGTTCGAAAAGCACCTTTCCGTAGTGCGCGAATGTCACCTCGCTCGGAAAGAACGAGAGTGGATCGGACGCCAACTCGGAAGCAGGCTTCACCGAGGAGATAATTATCCACACCAGCGGGAAAGCCGAGAGCACGGCCATGACAACGAGAAATGCATAGGGAAGCGTCAGTGAACGAACCCGCTGGCTGACCCCGCTCATCGTGCATCCTCGCTTTCCCACCGGTTGATCAGCTTGAAGGCAAACGTTCCGACAAGAAGCAGGAATGCCAGCAGCAGAACAGTGATTGTCGAGGCCAATCCCAGTTGATAGAGACCCCAGCCCGTGCGATACGCGTAGATTGGCAGTGTCGTGGTACTTCCAGCTGGTCCTCCTCCGGTGAGGAGAAACACAAGCTCGAAGTTGTTGAAAACCCAGATTGTGCGCAGTACCAGCAGAAGACCGACGACTTTCTTGACATGCGGAATCGTGATGAAACGGAATCGCTTCACGCTGCCTGCGCCGTCCATGCGAGCAGCCTCTTGCTGGTCGCGCGGAACAGTCTTCAGTGCAGCAAGGATATTGACCATGAAGAGCGGTGTCCCGAACCAAATATTGATGACCAGAACCACCCAGAAGGCGGTGTGCGATGTTCCGAGGAGGCTGATGTTTTCGTCGCTCAGTCCCAGTGTGGTCAAGAGGTTCGGGAAGAATCCGTAGACATCGTTCAGAATCCATTTCCATGCGAACCCGATCACGATGGGCGGGAAGGCCCACGGAATGATCAGCAGCACTCTGAACAGGCCCGTCATCCGAGGAATTCGCTCCAGCGCAAGCGCTGCGAGAAATCCGATGACCAACTGCCCGATAATCGAACCAATTGTCCAGCCGATCGATGTCGAGAACGCAGACCAGAAGTCGGGGCTGCTCAGGACGAAGGCGAAATTGTCGAAGCCGACAAACTCGAACGTCTGCCTAAGGAGGTGCTTGTCAGTGAAGGCGAGGAAAACACTTGAACCAACGGGGTACACGAGAAGGGCGAGCACGACGACAATTGCCGGCGCGATGAAGAGGTACTTAGACACGCGATCTTTGCGCGCGCGAATGCTCACCTGAGGTCGCGTACCTGCGCTCCGTTGACTCTCGGTCATGATTGTCATTCGAATGTCACCCCAGCTGTCTCAAACAGGCGATTGAGTTTGTCTTCCGCCTGTTGCGCCGCCTCTTTGACGGGAACACCGTTGAGCGCAATGTCCTGGAACATGTCCTCGATTACCGCCTGGTTCGTCAACAGGCCGGCCTGCACCTGCGGTCCGTTCTCCATGCCCATTGCAGAACCAAGCGGTACTGCGTCTGCGATAACGTCGACGCTGCTCGAGAACTCCTCGAGAACCTCGTCGTCGAGGTATGCCTCATTGGACTCGATGTCCTTGAGTGCAGGCAACATCCCGCCGGGGACGGAGTGGAGGAAGCGGATGTAATCGTCATCGTTGTAAAGCGTTTTGACGAACTCCTTCGCAGCCGCGCGCTTACTGCTCGCCTTCCAGACGACGATCGGCGTATTCGACGTCTCGCCGCCATAAACCGGATCCGATTCGTGCATGCGAGGGAGTGGCGCCGCCGCAATATCGTCTACTAAATCGGGCGAAGCGCCCTCCACCCCGCTGATGTGGAATCCAGAGTTGAAGTCGATCGCGGTCTTGCCTTGGTAGAACAGTGTGGCTTGGTCAAGCACGTTGTAGTTGCTACTCCCCTTCGGCGACACATCCTTATAAAGGTCTGTCCAGTACGAAATTCCATCGATCGCGGCCTTGGAGGTGAGATTCGCGCGTCCCGAATCGTCGATCAAATTCTCCCCCGCGGACTGCATGTAGAAATTGAGATAGCGCGTTGCCAGCACATCGTTTGATCCGAATGGCACTGACAGCCCGTAGACACCATCGGTCGAGAGCTTCTCAGCGGCGCTTCGAAGTTCGTCCCAGGTCGTCGGCACCTCGATACCGGCCTGTGCAAGGAGGTCTTTGCGGTACCACATCACCTGCGCGTGCGTGTATATCGGCACCGAGTAGTTTTTGCCGCCCGCTGCGCCCTCACTCAGAGCGGATTCATAGAACCTGTCGCGACCGATATCGTCGATCACGTCGTCAACGGGTGCAAGAGCATCCACGTTGATCATCTGCACGACCTGATTCGGAAGTGCAGTGCTGGCATCTGGCACAGCTCCCGTCGAGAGACCGGTCGTCCATTTTGTGTTGAACTCGTTCCAGCTAAATGTCTCGATCTTGATATTGACGCCAGGATGGTCCTTCTCGAATTTCTTGGCCATCTCTTCCATGTACTCCGCACGGGGTCCTTGAGTGAAACTCGACCAGAACACGACATCGCCAGACATCGTTCCCTCGCTGCCCTTGAGGTCCGCACCTCCAGAACACGCCGTGAGCGCGAGAGCGGCAACTCCCATCATTGCTGGCGCGAGAATTCGACGCCGATGTCGACGGTTTGCGCTGGTGCGTCGCTGAACCACGATTCCTCCTTCGTAGGACGTCTGATGTCCTATGTTGCTATAGTGAAAGTACAGTACAACCACGAGAGAGGTCAAGGCAGAATGAGCACTCATCGTTCTGAGATGCGAATGTTCAACCCACTCGCACGAAAGCGTGGCCCCTCGGTCACGGATCAGATCAAAGACTTCATCTTGTCGAATAACCTTCGCCCGGGCGACATAATGCCAACCGAAGCCGCCATCAGCGCCGAACTCGATGTCAGCCGATCGAGCGTCCGCGAGGCGATGAGAACCCTCGCCGCTCTCGACATCGTCGAAATACGCCATGGCTACGGTACGTACGTCGGCGAAATCTCTCTTGCGCCCCTCGTCGAAGGACTCGTTTTCCGAGGTGTGATGAGCCCGGAGAACAATTTCTCCGCATTGCGCGAGGTTGTCGAGATCCGAGAGGTTCTCGACCTCGCAATGGCGGATCAGGTCGTCAACAGCCTCGTGGGCGCAACCGACCCAGAGCTGCATGA
The Paramicrobacterium chengjingii DNA segment above includes these coding regions:
- a CDS encoding FadR/GntR family transcriptional regulator, which encodes MSTHRSEMRMFNPLARKRGPSVTDQIKDFILSNNLRPGDIMPTEAAISAELDVSRSSVREAMRTLAALDIVEIRHGYGTYVGEISLAPLVEGLVFRGVMSPENNFSALREVVEIREVLDLAMADQVVNSLVGATDPELHDLVAMMEDLAARKESFAEADNAFHQRILSRLDNQLVGQLSTAFWEVHTVVYPLLGLPPAHDISETAHAHGLMLNAAENGDITAYKEAVILHYQPLRRSIDKALASPDA
- a CDS encoding ABC transporter substrate-binding protein → MVQRRTSANRRHRRRILAPAMMGVAALALTACSGGADLKGSEGTMSGDVVFWSSFTQGPRAEYMEEMAKKFEKDHPGVNIKIETFSWNEFNTKWTTGLSTGAVPDASTALPNQVVQMINVDALAPVDDVIDDIGRDRFYESALSEGAAGGKNYSVPIYTHAQVMWYRKDLLAQAGIEVPTTWDELRSAAEKLSTDGVYGLSVPFGSNDVLATRYLNFYMQSAGENLIDDSGRANLTSKAAIDGISYWTDLYKDVSPKGSSNYNVLDQATLFYQGKTAIDFNSGFHISGVEGASPDLVDDIAAAPLPRMHESDPVYGGETSNTPIVVWKASSKRAAAKEFVKTLYNDDDYIRFLHSVPGGMLPALKDIESNEAYLDDEVLEEFSSSVDVIADAVPLGSAMGMENGPQVQAGLLTNQAVIEDMFQDIALNGVPVKEAAQQAEDKLNRLFETAGVTFE